A genomic segment from Paralichthys olivaceus isolate ysfri-2021 chromosome 22, ASM2471397v2, whole genome shotgun sequence encodes:
- the ovol1a gene encoding putative transcription factor Ovo-like 1a → MPRAFLVKKANVSPGKRNWSELPDHERGDVYIPVSIFPSSCLMEAEASPAETTPLCLTKRSVSDARTHAELPSSTVLGRPRSPDASLGGRSEVRRRSLGSSTYVRSKIKVTTGELPPSPTTLPLSLPPIPTTPPLTPPATVMPVALTTTPTQLEVVPMVTRSTGQSSATAKTGLFVCQVCQKSFQYQRMLNRHVKCHNETKRHICTFCGKGFNDTFDLKRHVRTHTGVRPYKCSLCDKAFTQRCSLESHMKKIHSVTLKYAYKERRNKLYVCEECGHTAGTQDELGIHLHSLHPDSPLLKGKAARRAGGERAGKEDGSVGGSMPGSPQGADSDDTTGSAGP, encoded by the exons ATGCCGCGGGCCTTTCTGGTGAAAAAGGCGAACGTTTCGCCGGGGAAGCGGAACTGGAGCGAGCTGCCCGATCATGAACGAGGAGACGTTTATATCCCAG TCTCCATCTTCCCTTCGTCCTGCCTGATGGAGGCTGAGGCCAGCCCTGCTGAAACGACGCCGCTCTGCCTCACCAAACGCTCTGTATCCGATGCGCGGACGCACGCCGAGCTGCCGTCCAGCACGGTGCTGGGACGGCCGCGGAGCCCCGATGCTTCTCTGGGCGGGAGGTCGGAGGTCAGGAGGAGGTCGCTGGGCAGCTCCACGTACGTCCGATCCAAAATCAAG GTGACCACGGGCGAGTTACCCCCCAGCCCCACCACtttacctctctctcttccacccaTTCCCACAACCCCCCCACTGACCCCACCTGCCACCGTGATGCCCGTTGCCCTGACAACCACCCCTACCCAGCTGGAGGTGGTCCCCATGGTAACCAGATCCACAGGTCAAAGTTCGGCGACGGCGAAAACAGGGTTGTTCGTGTGTCAG GTTTGTCAGAAGTCCTTCCAGTACCAGCGGATGTTAAACAGACACGTCAAGTGTCACAACGAGACCAAGAGACACATCTGCACCTTCTGCGGCAAAGGCTTCAACGACACCTTCGACCTCAAGAGACAcgttcgcacacacacag GCGTCCGCCCGTACAAGTGCAGCCTGTGCGACAAGGCCTTCACCCAGCGCTGCTCCCTGGAGTCGCACATGAAGAAGATCCACAGCGTCACCCTCAAGTACGCCTACAAGGAGCGGCGCAACAAGCTGTACGTGTGCGAGGAGTGCGGCCACACGGCGGGGACGCAGGACGAGCTGGGCATCCACCTCCACTCGCTCCACCCCGACAGCCCCCTGCTGAAGGGGAAGGCTGCCAGGAGAGCGGGAGGAGAGAGGGCGGGGAAAGAGGACGGGTCGGTCGGAGGGTCCATGCCAGGTTCTCCCCAAGGAGCCGATAGCGATGATACCACCGGGTCTGCGGGGCCGTAG